Proteins encoded in a region of the Fibrobacter sp. UWP2 genome:
- a CDS encoding peptidylprolyl isomerase, with protein MLTWINEKAKWVIVIFAAGIVVGLLAMDRVPNIAQNYPVGVVNDKKISYAEFDSRVKMIVQNQYQGQHLEDEQYTRLRSDVFRSFVRQILMNEQFEKAGLAASVAELKSDFKRNPDAIRGRLVQEAQARLYAIQQQATSQEDMIQRSQAYIASLPKFLVDSTFNKDEFDAWLETPEAFRWNMMLRYEEELKTSIIPSRQLQALVGASVHPTSLEAEWNVNRRLTDFDFDVAYVSNSEFPQDDKAVDEAMMKGYFNAHQDSFFVEKDMAKFQYVMLPVEATTGDDERIREYAMTLFYQLSDTSSTANFEDMARISSEDPGSAEKGGMLDQEAGKGAFVEEFEKAALALDSGAISEPVKSRFGYHIIKSYGKSTDSTGAVTAKVGHILLTVTASSETIDSLEQILSGIKSEVDAGIKDFATAAKERNLEVKESNWVGRNENINEVGYLKGLSSFAWPNENLPDDESIVSPVLRNSKWVVAAVKTADIKAGDREFSLYAEQIKGTLVSRKSSAAAAAYLNSVVDKVKAYVPVDSADSAAVAAAAIDKVNIESKSASVEGYVPGFGYANEKIAKVLNGQKIGEWGPVVETDMGAAMVKVKAKKTPEAEAVKTSTKEDVENTARFASMTIFNDYISKIENGTLVENNLDLFYKD; from the coding sequence ATGTTAACGTGGATTAATGAAAAGGCCAAGTGGGTTATTGTGATTTTCGCGGCGGGTATTGTCGTGGGCCTCTTGGCAATGGACCGTGTACCGAATATCGCCCAGAACTACCCGGTGGGTGTTGTGAACGACAAGAAGATTTCTTACGCCGAATTTGATTCCCGCGTCAAGATGATTGTCCAAAACCAGTACCAGGGACAGCACCTGGAGGACGAACAGTACACCCGCCTCCGTTCGGACGTCTTCCGCTCCTTTGTCCGCCAGATTCTCATGAACGAACAGTTCGAGAAGGCCGGACTGGCAGCCTCGGTCGCCGAACTCAAGAGTGATTTCAAGCGCAATCCCGATGCCATCCGCGGCCGTCTGGTTCAAGAAGCCCAGGCCCGTCTCTATGCCATCCAGCAGCAGGCGACCTCCCAAGAGGATATGATCCAGCGTTCGCAGGCCTACATCGCCAGCCTCCCGAAGTTCCTTGTGGACTCGACCTTCAATAAGGATGAATTCGACGCCTGGCTCGAGACTCCCGAAGCCTTCCGTTGGAACATGATGCTCCGCTACGAAGAGGAACTCAAGACTTCAATCATCCCGTCCCGCCAGCTGCAGGCCTTGGTTGGCGCCTCGGTGCACCCGACTTCCCTCGAAGCCGAATGGAACGTGAACCGCCGCTTGACCGACTTTGACTTCGATGTCGCCTACGTTTCGAACTCGGAATTTCCTCAGGACGACAAGGCTGTTGACGAAGCCATGATGAAGGGTTACTTCAATGCCCACCAGGACAGCTTCTTTGTTGAGAAGGACATGGCGAAGTTCCAGTACGTGATGCTCCCGGTCGAGGCTACCACGGGTGACGATGAACGTATCCGTGAATATGCAATGACGCTTTTCTACCAGCTTTCCGACACTTCTTCGACTGCCAACTTCGAAGACATGGCCCGTATTTCTTCCGAAGATCCGGGTAGCGCCGAAAAGGGTGGCATGCTTGATCAAGAAGCCGGTAAGGGTGCCTTTGTGGAGGAATTCGAAAAGGCCGCCCTTGCTCTCGATTCCGGTGCCATCTCTGAACCGGTCAAGAGCCGCTTTGGTTATCACATCATCAAGAGCTACGGCAAGTCCACCGATTCTACTGGCGCTGTGACTGCCAAGGTGGGCCACATCCTCCTCACGGTGACCGCCTCCTCCGAGACCATCGACAGCCTCGAGCAGATTCTCTCCGGAATCAAGTCCGAAGTGGACGCCGGCATCAAGGATTTTGCCACCGCTGCCAAGGAACGCAACCTCGAAGTGAAGGAATCCAACTGGGTCGGCCGCAACGAGAATATCAACGAAGTTGGCTACCTCAAGGGCCTTTCCAGCTTCGCCTGGCCCAACGAGAACCTCCCGGATGACGAAAGCATCGTGTCCCCGGTTCTCAGGAACAGCAAGTGGGTCGTTGCCGCCGTCAAGACCGCCGATATCAAGGCCGGTGACCGCGAATTCAGCCTGTATGCCGAACAGATTAAGGGGACTTTGGTATCTAGGAAGTCTTCTGCCGCCGCAGCCGCCTACCTCAACTCCGTTGTGGACAAGGTCAAGGCTTACGTCCCGGTCGATTCCGCTGACTCTGCCGCCGTGGCCGCTGCCGCCATCGACAAGGTCAATATTGAGTCCAAGAGCGCCTCTGTCGAGGGCTATGTGCCTGGCTTTGGTTACGCCAATGAGAAGATCGCCAAGGTCTTGAACGGCCAGAAGATTGGTGAATGGGGCCCGGTTGTTGAAACCGACATGGGCGCCGCCATGGTCAAGGTCAAGGCAAAGAAGACTCCAGAAGCCGAAGCGGTGAAGACCTCCACCAAGGAAGACGTTGAAAATACGGCTCGCTTTGCTTCCATGACGATCTTCAACGACTACATTTCGAAGATCGAGAACGGAACTCTTGTAGAAAATAACTTGGACCTCTTCTATAAGGACTAA
- a CDS encoding amidohydrolase: protein MYNAEVIQCEGFALLPAFYNGHTHAAMSLLRGYADDMELDKWLREYIWPFEAKLGDKDIEVGSRLAVLEMIKSGTVFFADMYWHREQTMKVVEEMGVRASIGVTIAEQLTSPENMKKNMEFLKAHVGESDRVKLCVMPHSMYTNGEGMLRRCVEIAKAENYRIHTHLSETLSEVEQCQRQFGCTPVELFERVGAIDERFSAAHCVHFTEDDRKRFADAGATAVMCPCSNLKLSSGMPQVTPMIRDGVNLALGTDGASSNNSLDMHQEMKLATLLAKVNGSADSLPAEAALKMATVNVARAFGLANVGEIREGFVADGLLVDLNNERMTPCHDLVSNWVYAADNSSIDSVICNGNFVMRGRHVDGEEDIKEAARACAKRLANA from the coding sequence ATGTACAATGCCGAAGTAATCCAATGCGAGGGCTTTGCCTTGCTACCCGCCTTTTATAACGGCCATACGCATGCGGCCATGTCGCTTTTGCGAGGTTACGCCGACGATATGGAACTGGACAAGTGGCTGCGCGAGTACATTTGGCCCTTCGAGGCTAAACTGGGTGACAAGGATATTGAGGTTGGTAGCCGTTTGGCGGTCCTCGAAATGATCAAGTCGGGTACGGTCTTTTTTGCCGACATGTACTGGCATCGTGAACAGACCATGAAGGTGGTCGAGGAAATGGGTGTCCGCGCTTCCATTGGGGTGACGATTGCCGAGCAGTTGACGTCCCCTGAGAATATGAAAAAGAACATGGAGTTCCTCAAGGCGCATGTGGGCGAGAGCGACCGAGTAAAACTGTGCGTGATGCCGCACTCTATGTACACCAATGGCGAAGGCATGCTTCGCCGCTGCGTTGAAATCGCGAAGGCAGAAAACTACCGCATCCACACGCATTTGTCAGAGACCTTAAGCGAAGTGGAACAGTGCCAAAGACAGTTCGGATGTACCCCGGTAGAGCTGTTTGAACGCGTGGGTGCCATTGACGAACGTTTTTCGGCAGCCCACTGCGTACACTTTACCGAAGATGACCGCAAGCGTTTTGCCGATGCCGGGGCGACAGCGGTGATGTGCCCGTGCTCGAATCTTAAGTTGAGCAGCGGCATGCCCCAGGTGACACCGATGATCCGTGACGGAGTGAATCTCGCCCTGGGTACGGACGGAGCCTCTTCCAACAATAGCCTGGACATGCATCAGGAAATGAAACTGGCGACACTTCTTGCAAAGGTGAACGGCTCCGCCGACTCGCTCCCGGCAGAGGCGGCACTCAAGATGGCGACTGTCAACGTGGCGCGTGCATTCGGCTTGGCCAACGTGGGCGAGATCCGCGAAGGCTTTGTTGCCGACGGTCTCTTGGTGGATTTGAACAACGAACGCATGACTCCTTGTCACGACCTGGTGAGCAATTGGGTGTATGCGGCCGATAACAGCAGCATTGATTCTGTTATCTGCAACGGCAATTTTGTGATGCGAGGTCGCCATGTGGATGGCGAAGAGGATATAAAAGAAGCCGCTCGGGCTTGCGCCAAGCGGCTTGCAAACGCTTGA
- the nadB gene encoding L-aspartate oxidase: protein MKRSCTMYDILVLGAGISGLSAALHAAEKGLSVVILTKGAKPDGSSNYAQGGICSVTEKTDKFEFHVADTLEAGAGLCKKNSVKILVENGPKTIQQLVKWGVLFTPSPTNKAEFDLHLEGGHSHHRILHAADLTGKEIMRALLAELHKQKNIDYLENCYIKDLICKGEGKAKRCVGAKIIHQKTGVVENICAKATILSTGGAGRIWQYTVCPPDSCGDGMAIAARAGAALQDIEFMQFHPTSLYAPQLKKPFLISEAVRGFGGILKNEKGEEFMNQVHPLHSLAPRDIVARAIHSEMQRLGKTNMFIDLTGRTPKDIKSHFPHIYAKCLEVGVDITKEWIPVVPAAHYMCGGVLVDTWSRTEIKGLYACGEVAATGVHGANRLASNSLLESVVYALRAVDDIAKNGLLKEKISVSKPTKKEVVSFTKAAYWRKRKKILQDMMWSNCAIVRTVAGLNQGLKVVEGLEADVATAIKNKETENFHFLEFLNALQVSKMILIAALRRKESRGLHYILDYPNLDPKTKHHTIYLNEKGSN, encoded by the coding sequence ATGAAACGGAGCTGCACCATGTACGACATTTTGGTTCTCGGAGCAGGTATTTCTGGATTAAGCGCCGCCCTCCATGCGGCCGAAAAGGGACTTTCTGTAGTCATTCTCACCAAGGGGGCCAAGCCCGACGGATCCTCGAACTACGCCCAAGGCGGGATTTGCTCCGTCACCGAAAAAACAGACAAATTCGAATTCCACGTCGCCGATACCCTCGAAGCGGGAGCCGGCCTCTGCAAAAAGAACTCCGTAAAGATTCTTGTGGAAAACGGTCCCAAAACAATCCAGCAACTCGTCAAGTGGGGAGTTCTCTTTACACCGTCCCCCACGAACAAGGCAGAATTCGACCTCCACCTAGAAGGCGGACACAGCCACCACCGCATTCTGCACGCCGCCGACCTCACCGGCAAAGAAATCATGCGAGCGCTCCTCGCCGAGCTCCACAAGCAAAAAAACATCGACTACCTCGAGAACTGCTACATCAAGGACTTGATTTGCAAGGGCGAAGGCAAGGCAAAACGTTGCGTGGGCGCCAAGATCATCCACCAAAAGACGGGCGTCGTCGAGAACATCTGTGCCAAGGCGACCATTCTCTCTACCGGTGGCGCAGGTCGCATTTGGCAGTACACCGTATGCCCGCCCGACAGTTGCGGCGACGGCATGGCCATTGCCGCCCGCGCAGGGGCCGCGCTCCAAGATATTGAGTTCATGCAGTTCCACCCCACTAGTTTGTACGCACCGCAGCTCAAAAAGCCCTTCCTCATCTCGGAGGCTGTACGCGGGTTCGGCGGCATTCTCAAAAACGAGAAGGGCGAAGAGTTCATGAACCAAGTGCACCCGTTGCACTCGCTCGCCCCGCGCGACATTGTGGCAAGGGCAATCCACAGCGAAATGCAGAGGCTCGGCAAGACCAACATGTTTATCGACCTCACCGGGCGCACCCCCAAAGACATCAAAAGCCATTTCCCACACATTTACGCCAAGTGCCTCGAAGTCGGCGTCGACATCACCAAGGAATGGATTCCCGTGGTGCCCGCCGCCCACTACATGTGCGGAGGCGTCCTGGTCGACACCTGGAGCCGCACCGAAATCAAGGGCCTTTACGCCTGCGGCGAAGTCGCCGCGACCGGCGTCCACGGGGCTAACCGCTTGGCGTCAAACTCCCTCCTCGAGAGCGTGGTCTACGCACTCCGCGCCGTAGACGACATCGCCAAGAACGGGCTCCTCAAAGAAAAGATTTCCGTTTCGAAGCCGACCAAAAAAGAAGTGGTCAGTTTCACCAAAGCCGCCTACTGGAGAAAACGCAAAAAAATACTGCAAGACATGATGTGGTCAAACTGCGCCATCGTGCGTACGGTCGCCGGGCTCAACCAGGGGCTCAAGGTTGTCGAGGGGCTCGAAGCCGACGTCGCCACAGCCATCAAGAACAAGGAAACCGAGAACTTCCACTTCCTCGAATTCCTCAATGCCCTCCAGGTCTCCAAGATGATCCTCATCGCGGCACTCCGCCGCAAGGAATCCCGTGGGCTCCACTACATTTTGGACTACCCGAATCTGGACCCCAAGACCAAGCACCACACTATTTATCTGAACGAGAAAGGGAGTAACTAG
- a CDS encoding CvpA family protein, with translation MIWIDIVCLVCLLVFILIGLWRGMLKSIFRLCAWVGGIVGAYVSQGLLANTIAANLELSGFTVRLVCICIGFIVPFLGFILVGHLTNKAVSGTAVSKVNRILGAFLGFIKAYLLCCVLLTILHILPVSGNLKEARDNSVSYAVYKVTLETMGFSSEEVDLVGIAEKKATELSKEITEKAVEKAKEEATQAAEAVKDSIVDAAKTAADSVKKASQKAAKKVRKKAKRAIDEEGDKIEYDDEDDIPIDE, from the coding sequence ATGATCTGGATCGACATCGTTTGCCTGGTTTGCCTCCTCGTTTTCATCTTGATTGGGCTTTGGCGCGGGATGCTCAAGAGCATTTTCCGTTTGTGCGCCTGGGTGGGAGGCATTGTGGGCGCCTATGTTTCACAAGGACTCCTTGCCAATACAATCGCCGCAAACCTCGAACTGAGCGGATTCACCGTGAGGCTCGTATGCATTTGCATTGGCTTCATTGTCCCATTCCTCGGTTTCATCCTCGTCGGCCACCTCACCAACAAGGCCGTTTCGGGAACCGCCGTGAGCAAGGTGAACCGCATTCTGGGAGCCTTCTTGGGATTCATCAAGGCCTACCTCCTCTGCTGCGTACTTCTCACCATCCTGCACATTTTACCTGTGAGCGGCAACCTCAAGGAAGCCCGAGACAACTCGGTGAGTTACGCCGTCTACAAAGTCACGCTCGAGACCATGGGATTCTCTTCTGAAGAAGTCGACCTCGTCGGAATTGCCGAAAAAAAGGCGACTGAACTGAGCAAAGAAATTACGGAAAAGGCAGTCGAAAAAGCCAAGGAAGAAGCAACCCAAGCCGCCGAGGCCGTCAAGGATTCCATCGTCGACGCAGCGAAGACAGCTGCGGACAGCGTCAAAAAGGCGTCCCAAAAAGCAGCCAAGAAAGTCCGCAAAAAAGCAAAGCGCGCCATCGACGAAGAAGGCGACAAAATCGAATACGATGACGAGGACGACATCCCGATAGACGAATAG
- a CDS encoding serine/threonine-protein kinase: protein MATKKQTKDALPNKIGVYKPTQFLGHGAMGNVYLCHDESLNRMVVVKQMVPSLYDQGAFVERFEREAKILAKLNHPTIVLPYALWQETNGQYSLAMEFVYGKSLRQLLDKWPKPPLWAVMEFLFQIASGLAEAHRYSVTHRDVKPANIMLDKDGRVRLLDFGVAHDENDQELTEDFAQLGTASYMSPEQIHDSKNITPASDVFALGIIASEMLLGENPFRGASIAETFNNINKKKIPAKAFGKEIPKDMVNFIMRMLQKDPRKRPMATDVAEFFSKSMRHYPRDLRPYMVEWANAALNEQETAFIPAEYSEKKKLSFKAGLIVGAVVAAAAAIAIHFV from the coding sequence ATGGCGACGAAAAAACAGACAAAGGATGCCCTGCCGAATAAGATAGGCGTATACAAGCCGACGCAGTTCTTGGGCCATGGCGCCATGGGCAACGTCTACCTCTGCCACGACGAATCGCTCAACCGCATGGTGGTCGTCAAGCAGATGGTCCCTAGCCTTTACGACCAGGGTGCCTTTGTGGAGCGTTTCGAGCGCGAGGCCAAGATTTTGGCGAAGCTGAACCATCCTACCATCGTGCTCCCCTACGCCCTGTGGCAAGAGACCAACGGGCAGTACTCGCTCGCCATGGAATTCGTGTACGGCAAAAGCCTGCGCCAGCTTTTGGACAAGTGGCCCAAGCCTCCCCTTTGGGCTGTGATGGAATTCCTTTTCCAAATCGCCTCCGGCCTTGCTGAAGCGCATCGCTATAGTGTCACCCACCGTGACGTGAAGCCCGCGAACATCATGCTCGACAAGGACGGCCGCGTCCGCCTTTTGGACTTCGGGGTCGCCCACGACGAAAACGACCAGGAACTGACCGAGGACTTCGCCCAGCTGGGCACGGCCTCTTACATGAGCCCCGAACAAATCCACGACTCCAAGAACATTACTCCCGCCTCCGACGTTTTCGCCCTCGGCATCATTGCAAGCGAAATGCTTTTGGGCGAGAACCCGTTCCGCGGAGCGAGCATCGCCGAGACATTCAACAACATCAACAAAAAGAAGATCCCTGCCAAGGCATTCGGCAAAGAAATTCCCAAGGACATGGTAAACTTTATTATGCGCATGCTCCAAAAGGACCCGCGCAAGCGCCCCATGGCAACCGACGTTGCCGAGTTTTTCTCCAAGTCCATGCGCCACTACCCCAGGGATTTGCGGCCCTACATGGTCGAATGGGCTAACGCGGCTCTCAATGAACAGGAGACCGCGTTCATCCCGGCAGAATACTCCGAAAAAAAGAAACTATCTTTTAAGGCAGGATTGATTGTCGGAGCGGTGGTTGCCGCGGCAGCGGCGATCGCCATCCATTTTGTTTAG
- a CDS encoding FISUMP domain-containing protein, giving the protein MFKRNLLVILFCFTAAMAEVIKMGDFMDPRDGQKYKTVQIGDQRWFAENLRFKLKGTQCYDNNEANCWRYGRLYTWAAAMRLVDWFNTNEASKARKNVHDVCPQGWRVPTNKDWKKLRHFVGKRGKSDGVGISLKSQHGWDVELRIPAGSDEFGFNATAAGERHYIGSFVDLGASTEFWSSNEYDAYGAYYWRLAYDSRTFDNVYESKELAISVRCVEEKLYKIKEPPPPPVVIVPEVVKVQNKELMTIHVGDQVWMAKNLDVDVPGSFCYGDDKGKCEKYGRLYTWTAAMNLPDEYSQKFARDTVRRIHRGVCPLGWHIPSIYDFERLNAFIQDVDDAVGVGTNLKARDVWPEAENALPGENGWGFSALPSGYRLDLMSFVGEDSITGFWSSSEKDSVSSLMWSLFYDSDELRRDSSNKVGAFPVRCVMDPPGVDEIYDSTAIYDVRDENRYKTVRIGDRNWMAENLRYAAPGSYCYEDKDIRCRSYGRLYPWHVAMRLPEDYIENATENAILPVHQGICPEGWHMPKREDWMALGQAVANLRKGSVAAALKMREGWTRGGAPITEASGFNAIPAGARYNDGEFAELGSSAYFWEASGGDGAGAGYWNLLNSRDEYAQMEDFENTAFSVRCVQDSLAGVKIVKPAKK; this is encoded by the coding sequence ATGTTCAAACGAAATCTTCTTGTTATCCTTTTTTGCTTCACCGCAGCTATGGCTGAGGTGATCAAAATGGGTGACTTCATGGATCCGCGAGATGGTCAAAAGTACAAGACCGTGCAGATTGGGGACCAACGTTGGTTTGCCGAGAATCTTCGCTTTAAGCTCAAGGGCACGCAGTGCTACGACAACAACGAGGCGAATTGTTGGCGTTACGGACGCCTGTATACTTGGGCTGCGGCGATGCGTCTGGTGGACTGGTTTAACACCAATGAAGCATCTAAAGCCCGTAAAAATGTTCATGATGTGTGCCCGCAGGGTTGGCGCGTACCTACGAACAAGGACTGGAAAAAACTGAGGCATTTTGTAGGTAAAAGAGGCAAGAGCGATGGTGTTGGCATCAGCCTTAAATCTCAACACGGTTGGGATGTGGAACTTAGGATCCCTGCCGGTAGCGACGAGTTCGGCTTTAATGCTACGGCGGCGGGCGAACGGCATTACATTGGCTCGTTCGTTGATTTGGGGGCGTCGACGGAGTTTTGGTCTTCGAACGAGTACGATGCCTACGGGGCCTACTATTGGCGCTTGGCGTACGATTCGCGTACTTTTGACAATGTTTACGAGAGCAAGGAGTTGGCGATTTCTGTCCGTTGCGTTGAGGAAAAGCTCTACAAAATCAAGGAACCGCCTCCGCCTCCTGTGGTGATTGTTCCCGAGGTGGTCAAGGTCCAAAACAAGGAACTCATGACAATCCATGTGGGCGACCAGGTTTGGATGGCGAAAAACTTGGATGTGGATGTTCCGGGCAGTTTCTGTTACGGGGATGACAAGGGCAAGTGCGAAAAGTATGGTCGCCTTTACACATGGACGGCGGCGATGAACTTGCCAGATGAATATTCTCAGAAGTTTGCCCGCGATACAGTGCGGCGAATCCACCGGGGAGTTTGCCCGCTGGGCTGGCATATCCCGAGTATTTACGATTTTGAACGGTTGAACGCCTTCATACAAGATGTGGACGATGCTGTTGGCGTCGGTACGAACCTCAAGGCGCGCGATGTTTGGCCCGAGGCGGAGAACGCCTTGCCTGGCGAAAATGGCTGGGGCTTTAGCGCCCTCCCGAGTGGCTACCGGTTGGACTTGATGAGTTTTGTGGGCGAGGATTCCATTACGGGTTTTTGGAGTTCTTCGGAAAAGGATTCGGTGTCGAGCCTCATGTGGTCATTGTTTTACGACAGCGATGAATTGCGTAGGGACAGTTCCAACAAGGTGGGCGCCTTCCCGGTGCGCTGCGTGATGGACCCGCCTGGGGTCGACGAGATATACGACAGTACCGCCATTTATGACGTTCGTGACGAGAACCGCTACAAGACTGTCCGCATTGGCGACCGGAACTGGATGGCGGAGAATCTGCGCTATGCGGCTCCCGGGAGCTATTGCTACGAGGACAAGGATATCCGTTGTCGTAGTTATGGCAGGCTTTACCCGTGGCACGTGGCCATGAGGCTTCCCGAAGATTACATTGAGAACGCGACCGAAAATGCGATTTTGCCTGTACACCAAGGCATTTGCCCCGAGGGTTGGCACATGCCCAAACGCGAAGACTGGATGGCGCTGGGGCAGGCGGTTGCCAATTTGCGAAAGGGGAGTGTCGCCGCTGCGCTTAAAATGCGCGAGGGCTGGACTCGCGGAGGTGCGCCCATTACCGAGGCTTCCGGCTTCAATGCAATTCCGGCGGGTGCCCGTTACAATGACGGCGAATTCGCGGAACTTGGGTCCAGCGCCTATTTTTGGGAAGCGAGCGGTGGCGATGGCGCCGGTGCCGGCTACTGGAACTTGCTCAACAGCAGGGATGAATACGCCCAAATGGAGGACTTCGAAAATACGGCGTTCTCTGTGAGATGCGTGCAGGATTCACTTGCCGGCGTCAAGATTGTAAAACCGGCAAAGAAGTAG
- a CDS encoding glycoside hydrolase family 5 protein, producing MKFFKSFGKLALAGVVASAFFACSEDSSSGAADPVNAEEGVTPADTSSSTPVAKNRAWKIVENMGAGINLGNVFEAPDFSFDGFNPASYTSAWNETIVPENFVALGDSGFNHMRIPVSWEEHVTGAGAECVVDEGWMNQVFWAVDNAIANGMVVVLNAHHWDALYDDPDTESPCLLSVYRQMMQRVVNYSLDSLVVETLNEPRGKLTSAKWNVLVDSIISVVRAADPERVVMVGTYNYNSYSSISQLKLPAGVDNLIVTFHYYDPFAFTHQGATFVDPVYDTGTLWTASIAETRAVKKAFGVMKAWSDEHNIPIYLGEYGAYEMADDVSRETWTTFISTLASSLGFGRAYWEFCSGFGVYDDQTGEWKDYLMRALLHPTMTFEDAIYPNLDTLVFTQLDNFDGNEGESINVTTLSANIQKAKGEPVEEAPGRWYAYAINTTTITFENGDTLVTGDMVNDTNLSYTATNFERLVTENGHEGRGLYAHFNLNGENYPWVGIGTNFDGDKRINFANLKALTFWAKGQGTFKVSWKTDFADTCCVENWGTFSTEITLTSEWKQYVIWWDEWAPSPWSELESIGAEWKDHNDDVVNLQFSNGADYGETVLNEPMDIWLDDIRFYGMDGSEFGLTKAE from the coding sequence ATGAAATTTTTTAAATCCTTTGGAAAGCTGGCGTTGGCTGGCGTTGTGGCTTCGGCCTTTTTCGCGTGTTCCGAAGATTCTTCTTCGGGTGCGGCAGATCCCGTCAATGCCGAAGAGGGCGTGACTCCGGCCGATACGTCGTCCTCCACGCCGGTGGCGAAGAACCGCGCCTGGAAGATTGTGGAGAACATGGGCGCGGGTATTAACTTGGGCAACGTGTTCGAGGCTCCTGACTTTTCGTTCGATGGCTTTAATCCGGCGAGCTACACAAGCGCCTGGAACGAGACGATTGTGCCCGAGAACTTTGTGGCCTTGGGTGATTCCGGCTTTAACCACATGCGTATCCCGGTGAGCTGGGAAGAACATGTGACGGGTGCGGGAGCCGAGTGCGTAGTGGACGAGGGATGGATGAACCAGGTGTTCTGGGCGGTCGACAATGCCATTGCAAACGGCATGGTGGTGGTCCTCAATGCGCATCACTGGGACGCCCTGTACGACGACCCCGATACGGAGTCGCCTTGCTTGCTGAGCGTTTACCGCCAGATGATGCAACGCGTGGTGAATTACTCCTTGGATTCTCTTGTAGTGGAAACCTTGAACGAGCCGCGCGGCAAGCTCACTTCGGCCAAGTGGAACGTGCTTGTGGATTCCATTATCTCGGTGGTGCGCGCCGCGGACCCCGAACGAGTGGTGATGGTTGGCACATACAACTATAACTCGTATAGTTCCATTTCCCAGTTGAAATTGCCCGCGGGTGTAGACAACCTGATCGTGACGTTCCACTATTACGACCCGTTCGCCTTTACGCACCAGGGAGCGACATTCGTGGATCCGGTGTACGATACCGGTACACTTTGGACGGCTTCGATTGCAGAGACCCGTGCCGTGAAAAAGGCTTTTGGCGTGATGAAGGCTTGGTCCGACGAGCACAACATCCCGATTTACCTGGGTGAGTACGGCGCCTACGAAATGGCCGACGATGTTTCGCGCGAAACCTGGACCACGTTTATCTCGACGTTGGCCTCGAGCCTTGGCTTTGGCCGTGCCTACTGGGAATTCTGCAGCGGTTTTGGCGTGTACGATGACCAAACGGGTGAATGGAAGGATTACCTGATGCGTGCCCTGTTGCACCCGACCATGACTTTTGAAGATGCCATTTACCCGAATCTCGACACGCTTGTGTTCACCCAGCTCGACAACTTTGACGGCAACGAAGGGGAATCCATCAACGTGACGACCCTCTCGGCGAACATTCAAAAGGCAAAGGGAGAACCGGTGGAAGAAGCTCCTGGCCGTTGGTACGCGTATGCCATCAACACCACGACAATCACCTTCGAGAATGGCGATACGCTTGTGACGGGCGACATGGTGAACGACACCAACCTCTCTTACACGGCGACGAACTTTGAACGTCTGGTGACCGAGAACGGTCATGAGGGGCGCGGTCTTTACGCCCACTTTAACCTGAACGGGGAGAACTACCCGTGGGTGGGCATTGGCACCAACTTTGATGGCGACAAGCGCATTAATTTTGCGAACCTCAAGGCTCTCACGTTCTGGGCCAAGGGGCAGGGTACGTTCAAGGTCTCGTGGAAGACGGACTTTGCCGACACCTGCTGCGTGGAGAACTGGGGTACCTTCAGTACCGAGATCACGCTGACCAGCGAGTGGAAACAGTACGTGATTTGGTGGGATGAATGGGCACCGAGTCCGTGGTCTGAACTGGAATCCATTGGTGCCGAATGGAAGGACCACAACGACGACGTGGTGAATCTTCAGTTTAGCAATGGCGCCGATTATGGCGAAACGGTCCTCAACGAACCGATGGACATTTGGCTGGACGATATCCGCTTTTATGGCATGGACGGCTCCGAATTTGGGTTGACCAAGGCCGAATAA